The genomic DNA GATGGGCGCCTCGATGGGGATGGGCATGGGGATGGGCATGGGCCAGGCCGCCGCCGAGTCCATGCGCGCCCAGGGCGGGCAAGGCGGCGCCCCGCAGGGCGGCGGACCGCAGGCCGGGCCCGGGAACGCGGGGGCGCAGCCGGCCCCGGCACCCACGCCCGCCGGTCCCCCGCCGCTCCCGGCGACCGAGCAGTGGTACGCCGGGGTCGCCGGGCAGCAGGTCGGTCCCATGAGCAAGGCGGACCTACAGAGTCGGCTGCGCTCGGGGGAATACGACGCCCAGACGCTGGTCTGGCGCACCGGCATGGACGCCTGGGCCGCCGCGGACGGCGTCCCCGAGCTCGCCGGCGATCCCGGTCAGCTGCCCCCGGCGCTGCCCGGCCAGTGAGTCAGCCCCCGGCCATGCCGCCGGCGGCCGGCCCACCCGACGTACCGGATCCGGCACCCGCCGGACCCCTACCCCCGCCACCGCCCCCGTCGCCGGCGACGTCGACACGTCCGCAGCAGGGCGCGCACACGTTCGCGTGCCGCTCGTGTGGCGCGCAACTGCGCTACCTGCCGGGGACGATGTCGCTGAGCTGCCCGTACTGCGGGGCGGAACAGCCGGTCCCGCAGGCCGGACAGGCCGACAGCGACGGCGACGGGGCGATCGACGAGCACGGCTACGAGGAATGGCTGAACAGCCCGGACAAGCCCACCGGGGTCACCGGCCCGCACGTCGTCGCCTGCCCGCGCTGCGCGGCCAACGTCACCACCGACGACCTGTCGCTGGCCTGCCCGTTCTGTTCGGCGCCCATCGTCATCGCCGTGGACCCGAGCGAACAGATCGTGCCCGAGGGCATCGTCCCGTTCACGCTGACGAATGCCCAGGCCACGGCGGCGATGCGGGCCTGGACCGGTTCGCGTTGGTTCGCCCCGAACGGGCTGAAGAGGGTCAGCTCGGCGGAACGGATCAACGGCACCTATGTGCCGCACTGGACGTACGACGCGCAGACCGAGACGCACTACACGGGCATGCGGGGCGACTACTACTACACGACCGAGACCTACACGGACGGCCAGGGCAAGACCCAGACCCGGATGGTGCAGCACACCCGGTGGTGGCCCGCCTCCGGCACGGTGGCCCGCGGCTTCGACGACGTGCTGGTCATCGGCTCGTCCCGCCTCGCGCCGGACGAGGTCAGCAAGCTCGAGCCCTGGTCGCTGACCGGCGCCGAGCCGTTTCAGCGGGCGTTCCTGTCGGGCTACAGCACGCTGCGCTACGACATCGAACCCGCGGCGGGGCTGGGCACCGCCAAAGAGCGCATGCGGGGGGTGATCGACGGCGACGTCCGTGCCGACATCGGCGGTGACGTGCAGCAGGTGCACGACATGGACACCCGCTACTGGGACCTGACCTTCAAGCTCATGCTGCTGCCGGTGTGGGTGGCCGGCTACCTGTACGCCGGCAAGACCTACACGGTCTACATCAACGCCCACGACGGGCACGTGGTCGGCGAGCGGCCCTACAGCGTGCCCAAGATCGTGGCCACCGTCCTCGCGGCGCTGCTCCTGCTCGGCGCGATCGCCTTCTTCTACCAGCGCTCGAACGCCGAGACCCCGGAGCCGCCGCGGCCGACCCCGACACGCTCCACCGTCAGCGTCCGGCCGTCGGCGCCGACCGCGACGTCACCCGCCCGGACGGTCCCCGGCGCCACCCCTCCCGGCGTACCCGTTCCCACCGGATCGGTGCCGGGATCGACGGGCACGCCCAACCCGACGTACTGGACCGGCTGAGGCCTCAGCCGCGGCGGTGGGCGGCGACGGCGGCCACGGCGGCGCCCGCCAGCACCGTCAGGCACCCGATCGGCAGCGGCAGACAGCAGCCGCCGACCGTCACCTGCGAGCCCCCGCGGGTGCGGGTGGTGTAGTTCGGGAACGGGAACGCGCTCCAGCGGCCGCGCGGCGCCGGCTCGTCGTACGGCTGGTCCTGGATGCCGCCGGGGTATCCCGCGGCGGGCGGCGGGCCGTCGTACGGGCTCTCGCCCGGGAGGCGATCCTGCGGGCCGTGGGGGTCGTGACCGGGAGTGCTCATGGTCGGCCCCTACCCGTTCCGAACCGGGCCAATCGGGCGGGGGCCGGGCGCGGTTCGGCCGGGGTTCGCGCGGGGGCCGCTCGGAAGCACCCACCCGGCGGGGCGGGAGCGGGCAGGCCTCGGCGCGGCCTACAGTGTGGCCATGCCCACCCTGCCGCTCTTCCCGCTGGGCGCGGTGCTCGCGCCCAGCGAGCGGCTGCCGCTGCGGGTGTTCGAGCGACGGTACGTCGTGCTCCTGCGAGACCTGCTCCGGGTGCGCCGCGAAGCGGGCCTGGCGGAGTTCGGCGTCATCGGCATCCGCGCCGGTCACGAGGTCGGCGACGGCAACGCGGTCGCCCTGCACGACGTCGGGTCGGCGGCCCGGTTGGTCGAGGTGAGCGAGCGGAACGACGGCTCGTACGACGTGGTCGCCGAGGGTACCCGGCGCTTCCGGCTGGACGCGCTGGTCGAGGGGCGCCGCACGCCGTACCTTGCCGCCTATGTCACCTGGCTACCCGAGCGGATCCGCGACACCGAGCTGGTGATGGCCCTGACCAAGCGGCTCCGTGCCGCGGTCACGGCGTACCGCGCGGAGCTGCGCCTGGCCGACGTGATGCTGCCCGACGACCCGGTCGAGCTGTCCCACCAGGCGATGCGGCACGTCATGATGGAGCGCGCCGACCGGCAGCGGCTGCTGGAGGCCAAGGACGTCGACACCCGGCTGCGGATGGCGCTCGCCCTGACCCGGCGCGAGGCGACCCTGCAGCGGGAGCTCAGCGCCTACCCCGGCGGCTACACCCCCGCCCAGCCCGTCGCCAACTGAGGCGCCCGCGAAGCGAGGCCCGCCCCGGCCGCCGTCCCGCCGCACTGCCGGCGACCACCCGCGTTGGCGGCCGCGAGCGGAGGCCACCCGCGTCGGCAGCTACTTCTGTACGACCACGCCCGCGGCCAGCAGCGCGTCGATCTTCTCGGGCGGGAAGCCCCACGCGCCGAGCGACTCGATGGTGTCCTGACCGCTCTGGCGCGGCGGGCTCGGGTCGAGTTCCGGAGTGGCGGAGAACCGCGGCGCGACCCGCGGCTGCGGGATCCCGCCGACGGTCGCGAACACCCCGCGGGCCGCCAGGTGCGGATCGTTCGCCGCCTCCCGCAGCGTGCGCACGGGCGCCACGCAGGCCTGCGTCCCCGCGAAGGTCGCCGCCCACTCGTCCCGGCGCCGCGCCGCGAACGCCTCCCCGATCAGCCGCTCCAGCTCCGGCCAGGACCGGCGGTCGTCCTGGCCCGCGGGCAGCCGCTGGCCGCCGACCTCGCGGCCGGCCAGCCCCAGCCCCTCGATCAGCTCGGCGAAGAACGCGGGCTCCAACGCCCCCACAGCGACGAATTCGCCGTCGGCACACCGGTAGGTCCGGTAGTAGGGGCACCCGCCATCGAGCAGGTTGGCGGCCCGCGCGTCCGTCCACTGGCCCTGCCCGAGCAGCGTGTAGACCATCGTCATCAGGCTCGCGGCGCCGTCGACCATCGCGGCGTCGATGACCTGGCCCGCGCCGGTGCGCTCCCGGGCGTGCAGCGCCGACAGGATGCCCACCAGCAAGAACATCGACCCGCCGCCGAAATCGGCGACGAGGTTGATCGGGGGCAGGGGCGCGTCGGCCGGGCCGACCGCATGCAGCGCGCCCGTGAGGGCGGCGTACGTGATGTCGTGGCCCACCTCGTGCGCGCGGGGGCCGCGCTGGCCCCACCCGGTCATGCGCCCGTAGATCAGGCGCGGGTTGCGTGCCAGGCACGCCTCGGGGCCCAGACCCAGGCGTTCCATCACGCCCGGCCGCAGCCCCTCGACGAGGACGTCCGCCTGGTCGACCAGCGCCAACACCACCTCGGCGCCGTCCGGGTGCTTGAGGTCCACCGCCGCGCACGGCCGGGACCGGTTCAACCCGCCGGTCACCCCGGCGAGCGGGCCGGTGCCCCCCGGCCGGTCGATGCGCAGGACGTCGGCGCCCAGCTCCGCCAGGATCAGGCAGGCGTACGGCGCCGGGCCGATCCCCGCCATCTCGACCACGCGCAGACCCGCGAGCGGACCACCCGGTTTGTCCTTCGTCATGCGCCCAGACTGCCCTGCGCGCCGAGCGGTCGGCGAGCGGAAGGGCGCATGATCGCCCACCGGTCACGCCGAGAGGATCCCCGAGCTCACGCGTGCCAGGGCCGCAGCTCCACGAAGAGCCCCTCGGACTCGGCCACCGCCTGCTGCGGGGCGTCGCTGCGGCACAGTTCGCCCGACACCCAACGCTTGCGGCCCTCCACCCGGTCGATCCGCGCCCGGGCCACCAAGGGCACGTTCAGGGGGGCGATGGCGCGGTAGTCGACGTGCAGGTACGCCGTGCGCGATGCCGGCCGCCCGGCGTTGGCGCACAGGCCGAGCATCTCGTCGAACAGCAGCGCGACCGCCCCGCCATGGGCGGCCTCGCCGGCGCCGGCGTACGACGTCCCGAACGACACCCGCGCCCGCACGCGACCGTGCACCGGATCGATCCGCAGGTCGTCCATGGCCGGCGGCAGCGAGGACCCGCGGGCGGTGAGGTCGAACCGGTTGGCCCAGACCCGCTCGCCGGGCTGCGCACGCAGCTGCCCCACGTAGGCCGTCACCTCGTCGAGCCGCTCCGAGAGGTAGGCGCAGGCGGCCTCGTCCAGGCGGGCGTCCGCGATCGCGTCGCGGGTGCTGCGCAGGGCCTCGACCAGCCGGGCATAGGACTGGCCGCCGACGGCGCTGCCGCGGGTCGCCCATTCGGGCACCGGCGTGGCCGTCTCGGCGCGGACCCGCTGCTCGTAGGTCATCAGCTCCGCGAAGGTCATCCCCGCCCAGCCGTCCGCGGGGTCGGCGGCGGGCCCGCTCACGGCGTCGCCCCGAGCCCACGCAGGCCCGGCATGACGTCGGCCGCGAAGGTCCGCAGGAAGCGCTCCTGGTCGGGGCCGGGGCCGTGCACGACCAGGTGGGTGAACCCCATGTCGACGTACTCCCGGGCCGCCGCCACCACCTGCTCCGGTTCGCTTGCCACGATCCAGCGCTTCGCCACCTGCTCGATCGGCAGCTCGTCGGCCGCCGCCTCCATGGCGGCGGCGTCGCCGAGGGAGTGCTTGGTCTCCGCGGGGAGCGAGAGCGGCGCCCAGAACCGGCAGTTCTCCAGGGCCCGCGCGGGGTCGGGATCGTAGGACAGCTTGAGTTCGAGCATCCGTTCGTACGCCGGGGCCGGCGCGACCGCCTCACCGCGGTCGGCGAGACCGTTCGCGACGGCGGGCAGCAGCTCGTCGGCGTATAGCTCGCGGCCCTTGCCGGAGGTGGCGATGAAGCCGTCGCCGACCCGGCCGGCGAACGCGGCGATCTTCGGGCCGCCGCCGGCCACCCAGATCGGCACGGGGGCGTCGGGCAGGTCATAGAGCCGCAGCCCCCGCACCGGCCAGTACGGCGGGGCGCCGGACGGATCCGGCTCCGCCGTGACGCGTTCGCCGGCCCAGAGCCGGCGCATCAGGTCGACGGCCTGCGCGAGGCGACCCATCCGCTCGCCGAACTTCGGCCACCCGCCCGCCACCGCGCCCATGACCTCTTCATTGAGTGCCTCCCCCGTGCCGACGCCGAGCACGACCCGGCCCGGGGCCAGGCCGGCGAGCGTGGCGACCTCCTGGGCGATGACGCCGGGGTGGTAGCGGAACGTGGGGGTCAGCACGCTCGTCCCGAGCACGACGCGCTCGGTGCGGGCCGCAATGAACGACGACAGCGGGAGCGCCGCGGGCGCATGCCCGCCGCGCTCCCGCCAAGGTTGCACGTGATCGGAGACGAAGACCGAGTCCAGTCCGACCTGCTCGGCCAGCACCGCATAGCGGGCCAGCTCGGCGGGGCCGAACTGTTCGGCAGAGGCCTTGTAGCCGATGCGCAGCGTCACGAGGTGCAGTCTCGCACCCGCGCGACGCCGCGCAGCCGACTACGGCCGGCCCGACCGAGGATCAGCCGTCGTACCGCTTGAAGAGGGCCGCGAGGGCCTGACCGCCACCGATGCACATGGAGACGACGCCGGTCTCCAGGTCGCGGCGAACCATGTCCTTCATGATGCGGACGGTCAGCGCGGCCGCAGTGCAGCCCACGGGGTGGCCGAGGGCGATGGCGCCGCCGTACGGGTTGGTCTTCTCGTTGTCCAGCCCCGCGTCGCGCATGACGGCGACGGCCTGGGCGGCGAACGCCTCGTTGAGCTCGACGACGTCGATGCTCGCGGGCGAGGTGCCGGTCTGCTCGAAGAGCTTCTTCAGGGCGTACGTCGGGGCGTAGCCCATCAGGCTCGGCTCGTTCGCGGCGGTGACGACGGCCTCGATGCTGACCAGCGGCTTGAGGCCCCGCTCCTTGGCGACCGACTCGCGGGTCAGGACCACGGCCGCGCCGCCGTCGTTGACGCCGGAGGCGTTGCCCGCGGTGACCGTGCCGTCCTTCTTGAAGGCGGGGCGGAGCTTGCCCAGGGTCTCCATCGTGGTGTTGGGCTTGGGGTGCTCGTCCTCGCTCGCCGTGAACGGCTTGCGGCCGCCGACCTCGACCGGGACGATCTCCTCGGCGAAGGCCGCCTTGGCCTTCTCGCTGGCGGCACGCTGCTGGCTCTGCAGCGCGAACTCGTCCTGCTCCTGGCGGCTCACGCCGTACTTCTCGGCGACGTTCTCCGCGGTGATGCCCATGTGGGCGCCGGTGAACGGGTCAGTGAGCATCATGACGGTGCCGTCCATGAGCTTGCCGTCGCCGAGCTTGTAACCGCGGCGCGCGGTGAAGTCGTAGTAGGGCATCCGGGTCATCGACTCGTTGCCGCCACCGATGGCGAAGTCGATGCCGCCCCAACGCAGCTCCTGCGCCGCGCACCAGATGGCCTGCAGGCCGGAGCCGCAGAGTCGGTTGACGGTGAAAGCGGGGGTGTTCTCGGGGAGTCCGGCCTTGAGGGCAACGCGGCGGGCGTTGTAGGCGTCCGGGCCGACCTGCCCGATGCAGCCCATGACGACCTCGCCGATGTCTTCGTTGTTGACACCGGAGCGCTTGATGGCCTCGACGACGGCGTGCGCGCCGAGTTCGTAGCCGTCGACATCCTTGAAGATTCCGCCGAAGGTGCCGATCGGCGTCCGGGCGCCGTCGAGAATAACGATCTTGTCAGTGTTCGCCTGCGCAGTCATGGCCGTGACTGTAGCGGTCGTTCAGGTTCTCGTCTCCCCCAAGTTCGCCGCGAACTTCGGCCAGACGAAAGGCCGCAGGCGGGGACGGCAACGCGGGCTGCCGCACCGTCTCAGAACCGCGGCACGGCCGCATCGCCCGTTCCGCTGGCCGGAACGCGCACGCCCGTCCGCCGACGCACGTGGCGCCCGCCACCCCTCGGGTCCGGGGCGATTCCCGTCAGCCAGGACGACCGGGGCAGCAGCGCGACCAGAGCGGCCGTCGCCACCGCGCCGCCCAGCGCGGCCGCCATCGCGAGCCCGGGGGTGCCGCCGTGCCCGAGGGCCGCGGCGATGGCCGGGCCGATGCCGAGCGCGATCAGCGCGACGAGCAGGAGGCGGTCGGCGGCGGCGAGCCGACCCACCGCGGCGCGCGCCACCCGCCGTGAGCCGGCCAGATGCTCTGCCAGCACGACGAGGCCGGCCACCATCGCCCCCGACGCCAGGGGGCCGAGGACGGCGGGGCCGCCCGATCCCGAGCGGACGTCGACCGGACCCGCGAACGACAGGGTCGCCACCCCGCCCCCGAGCGCCAGCACGGCGCCGATCAGGGTGCCGCGCGCCGGGCTCGCGAGGCGAGGCCGCAGGAGCCGCAGGAGTCTGCCCAGGGCGACCCAGCTGAGCAGCGTGCCGCCCAGGCCCATCGCGGCCGGCAGCCCCACGAGCAGCGGTCCGCCGTACGTCAGCGCGAGCGCCGTCGGCAGGAGCCACCCGAGGTCGACGTCCAGCCAGGCAACGGCGCAGCGCGCGAGGGCGAGCGCCACGATCAGACCCCCCACCAGCCACAGGCCCCAGAGGGGCGGCGTCAGCGCGAGGCCGCCCCACGCCAGGGACCGAGCCCGCTCCCGCGCCACGGTCCCCGCGGAGGCCGATTCCCAGGCCAGCACGGGCAGGCCGAGCATCGCCAGCCACCCGACGTACGGTCGCAGCAGCGCCCGCCAGAGCTCGCCCATCGCCTGCCTCAGCGGCAGACCGGCGGTCCAGCGGTAGCCCGCGAGCAGGGCGAAGGCCGGCGCTCCCCAGCCGGTGAGCGCCGCCACCGTCCGCGCCGTGTCGTCGCCGCCGTCGGCCCAGGCCAGCGAGCCGGCCACGGCGAGCACGGCGAGCGCGCCGACGAGCGTGGCCCCGGCGCGTTCGACCACGGCCTCCGACAACCTGCCATCCCGATTCACGTGCGGCACCGATCCGACCATCTGTTCTGCCCCGCCGAGGGCCGGCCGGGGCGCGGGCCCTCCCCGCGACGCCCGCCAGGGGCGGCGGTTCGGGGCCGCGCGGCGGGTATGGTCGGCCCGCCGCATACGCCGGGTGAGCAGGGCCTCCGAGCGTTCTGCGGGCGCCGAATCCGGCGCGAGGGGCTGACGTTCGTGCTCGGTGGCCACCGGCTCATCGTAAGTAGGGAACCGCCGCTGGCCAACGGCCGCGCCGCAAATTGTTACGGATTCCTGTTTGTCAATCGTCCAGGACGTTCGCCCGACGGCGGAACGCGTGCGCGGGATACACCCCGAGCATCCGGAATTCGGTCGTGAAGAAGCCCAGCTCCTCCAGGGCCAGCGCCAGGGATCGGTCCTCTGGGTGCCCCTCGACCTCGGCCATGAACATCGTGGCGGCGAATTGGTCGCCGACCATATAGCTCTCCAGCTTGGTCATGTTCACGCCATTGGTGGCGAACCCCCCGAGGGCTTTGTAGAGCGCGGCCGGGATGTTGCGGACGCGGAAGACGAAGCTCGTCATGGCGGGGCCCCGCAGCTCGGCCCGCGAGGGGAAGCGTCCCTCGCGGGCCAGGACGATGAACCGCGTGGTGTTGGTGGGGTCGTCTTCCACGTCGGCGGCCAGGATCTCCAGGCCGTAGAGCTCCGCCGCGCCGCGCGGCGCGATCGAGAGCCGGGTCGGGTCGCCCCAGTCGCGGACCTCGCGGGCCGAGCCCGCCGTGTCGCCGGCGATGACGGGACGCAGGCCGTGCCGACTGATCAGCCGGCGACATTGCCCCAGCGCGTGGATGTGGCTGTGCACGGTGCGCGCGCCCTCGATGGTGGCGCCCGGCACGCCGAGGAGGTCGAAGCGGATCCGCAGGAAATGCTCGCCCACGATGTGCAGGCCGGCCGACGGCAGCAGGTTGTGAATGTCGGCGACGCGGCCGGCGAGCGAGTTGTCGATGGGGATCATCGCCAGCTCCGCGGCACCCCCGGTGACCTCGGCAAACGCGTCCTCGAAGCTGGCGGAGGGGACGGCCTCCCAACCCGGGTACATCTCCCGGCAGGCGAGGTGGCCGTTGCAGCCGGGCTCTCCCTGATAAGCGATCCGTTGGCGGGCATCGGTCATGCTGGCCTCACTTCACGCACGGGATGGAGCCTCCTGTCAGCGCGGTCAAGGTGGTAAACGAGGTGTCCTCGTTGGGCCCGCCGGTTCCCACGGTCGTCGGCGACAGCGGGGTCGCCGACGTGGACGGGGTCACGGGGGTCGACGGGCCCCCCGGGGATGCCGCCGCGCCCGGCGACTGCGACGCCGTTCCGAAGCCCGCCGGCACCTGATAGCCCGTGCCGAGGGTCACCCGCAGGGAACCCGAGGAGACCTCGGACGACTCG from Austwickia sp. includes the following:
- a CDS encoding LON peptidase substrate-binding domain-containing protein; translation: MPTLPLFPLGAVLAPSERLPLRVFERRYVVLLRDLLRVRREAGLAEFGVIGIRAGHEVGDGNAVALHDVGSAARLVEVSERNDGSYDVVAEGTRRFRLDALVEGRRTPYLAAYVTWLPERIRDTELVMALTKRLRAAVTAYRAELRLADVMLPDDPVELSHQAMRHVMMERADRQRLLEAKDVDTRLRMALALTRREATLQRELSAYPGGYTPAQPVAN
- a CDS encoding CoA transferase, with the protein product MTKDKPGGPLAGLRVVEMAGIGPAPYACLILAELGADVLRIDRPGGTGPLAGVTGGLNRSRPCAAVDLKHPDGAEVVLALVDQADVLVEGLRPGVMERLGLGPEACLARNPRLIYGRMTGWGQRGPRAHEVGHDITYAALTGALHAVGPADAPLPPINLVADFGGGSMFLLVGILSALHARERTGAGQVIDAAMVDGAASLMTMVYTLLGQGQWTDARAANLLDGGCPYYRTYRCADGEFVAVGALEPAFFAELIEGLGLAGREVGGQRLPAGQDDRRSWPELERLIGEAFAARRRDEWAATFAGTQACVAPVRTLREAANDPHLAARGVFATVGGIPQPRVAPRFSATPELDPSPPRQSGQDTIESLGAWGFPPEKIDALLAAGVVVQK
- a CDS encoding PaaI family thioesterase yields the protein MSGPAADPADGWAGMTFAELMTYEQRVRAETATPVPEWATRGSAVGGQSYARLVEALRSTRDAIADARLDEAACAYLSERLDEVTAYVGQLRAQPGERVWANRFDLTARGSSLPPAMDDLRIDPVHGRVRARVSFGTSYAGAGEAAHGGAVALLFDEMLGLCANAGRPASRTAYLHVDYRAIAPLNVPLVARARIDRVEGRKRWVSGELCRSDAPQQAVAESEGLFVELRPWHA
- the fgd gene encoding glucose-6-phosphate dehydrogenase (coenzyme-F420), which encodes MTLRIGYKASAEQFGPAELARYAVLAEQVGLDSVFVSDHVQPWRERGGHAPAALPLSSFIAARTERVVLGTSVLTPTFRYHPGVIAQEVATLAGLAPGRVVLGVGTGEALNEEVMGAVAGGWPKFGERMGRLAQAVDLMRRLWAGERVTAEPDPSGAPPYWPVRGLRLYDLPDAPVPIWVAGGGPKIAAFAGRVGDGFIATSGKGRELYADELLPAVANGLADRGEAVAPAPAYERMLELKLSYDPDPARALENCRFWAPLSLPAETKHSLGDAAAMEAAADELPIEQVAKRWIVASEPEQVVAAAREYVDMGFTHLVVHGPGPDQERFLRTFAADVMPGLRGLGATP
- a CDS encoding thiolase family protein translates to MTAQANTDKIVILDGARTPIGTFGGIFKDVDGYELGAHAVVEAIKRSGVNNEDIGEVVMGCIGQVGPDAYNARRVALKAGLPENTPAFTVNRLCGSGLQAIWCAAQELRWGGIDFAIGGGNESMTRMPYYDFTARRGYKLGDGKLMDGTVMMLTDPFTGAHMGITAENVAEKYGVSRQEQDEFALQSQQRAASEKAKAAFAEEIVPVEVGGRKPFTASEDEHPKPNTTMETLGKLRPAFKKDGTVTAGNASGVNDGGAAVVLTRESVAKERGLKPLVSIEAVVTAANEPSLMGYAPTYALKKLFEQTGTSPASIDVVELNEAFAAQAVAVMRDAGLDNEKTNPYGGAIALGHPVGCTAAALTVRIMKDMVRRDLETGVVSMCIGGGQALAALFKRYDG
- a CDS encoding prephenate dehydratase gives rise to the protein MTDARQRIAYQGEPGCNGHLACREMYPGWEAVPSASFEDAFAEVTGGAAELAMIPIDNSLAGRVADIHNLLPSAGLHIVGEHFLRIRFDLLGVPGATIEGARTVHSHIHALGQCRRLISRHGLRPVIAGDTAGSAREVRDWGDPTRLSIAPRGAAELYGLEILAADVEDDPTNTTRFIVLAREGRFPSRAELRGPAMTSFVFRVRNIPAALYKALGGFATNGVNMTKLESYMVGDQFAATMFMAEVEGHPEDRSLALALEELGFFTTEFRMLGVYPAHAFRRRANVLDD